The following are encoded together in the Humulus lupulus chromosome 5, drHumLupu1.1, whole genome shotgun sequence genome:
- the LOC133833998 gene encoding protein CURVATURE THYLAKOID 1D, chloroplastic-like, which produces MKVKLICFMSRYPEWLPEQHKVLQKHSFLVDKMRFESEDTYSFLLFGGGALLTLWLASAVVGAIDSIPVFPKLLEIVGLGYTVWFASRYLIFKKRREELIACINYFTFIPCSLSFFSNVNTNCEFN; this is translated from the exons ATGAAAGTTAAACTTATTTGCTTTATGAGTCGTTATCCTGAGTGGTTACCTGAGCAACACAAGGTTCTCCAGAAGCACAGTTTCTTAGTAGATAAGATGAGG TTTGAATCCGAAGACACTTACTCTTTCTTACTTTTTGGTGGCGGTGCCTTGCTTACCCTGTGGCTAGCATCAGCTGTTGTTGGAGCAATTGATTCTATCCCGGTG TTCCCCAAATTGTTGGAGATTGTTGGTCTTGGCTATACAGTTTGGTTCGCATCTCGCTATCTGATATTCAAG AAAAGAAGGGAGGAGTTAATTGCTTGCATTAATTATTTTACTTTCATACCATGTTCCTTGAGTTTTTTTAGTAATGTTAATACAAACTGTGAATTTAATTGA